Proteins from a single region of Gordonia hongkongensis:
- a CDS encoding 5-dehydro-4-deoxyglucarate dehydratase: MLNGVLFFPVTPFDSTGEVNYRRLAEHIDRGVAAGPGGVFVACGTGEFHALGLEEFGRIVRCAVETVAGRVPVFAGAGGSLVQAREFAVSAKANGADGILLLPPYLVTMPPAGLAEYTRSVAASTDLPLIVYNRGNAVFDEASAIEVAKLPTVIGFKDGTGDLDNVSRIVIAVKEALGDSKEFLFFNGLPTAEITQQAYRAIGVTLYSSATFAFAPELALAFYNSLENGDVELTEALLREFFHPLVRLRNRVPGYAVALVKHGVTMEGIEAGPVRAPLVQPTPEHQAELERITAAGRAVLATTLAAQATV; this comes from the coding sequence GAGGTGAACTACCGTCGCCTCGCCGAACACATCGACCGCGGGGTGGCCGCCGGTCCCGGCGGCGTGTTCGTCGCCTGCGGCACCGGCGAATTCCACGCCCTCGGACTCGAGGAGTTCGGGCGGATCGTCCGCTGCGCGGTCGAGACCGTCGCCGGCCGCGTCCCGGTGTTCGCCGGTGCCGGCGGCTCCCTCGTCCAGGCCCGCGAGTTCGCGGTGAGCGCGAAGGCCAATGGGGCCGACGGCATCCTGCTCCTGCCCCCGTACCTGGTGACGATGCCGCCTGCCGGCCTCGCCGAGTACACGCGGTCAGTCGCGGCCTCCACCGATCTGCCGCTCATCGTCTACAACCGCGGCAACGCCGTGTTCGACGAGGCGTCGGCCATCGAGGTCGCCAAGCTGCCGACGGTCATCGGGTTCAAGGACGGCACCGGTGACCTCGACAACGTGTCGCGCATCGTGATCGCGGTCAAGGAAGCACTCGGGGACAGCAAGGAGTTCCTGTTCTTCAACGGCCTGCCCACCGCCGAGATCACCCAGCAGGCCTACCGCGCCATCGGTGTCACGTTGTACTCGTCGGCGACGTTCGCGTTCGCCCCGGAACTGGCCTTGGCCTTCTACAACTCGTTGGAGAACGGCGACGTCGAGCTGACCGAGGCGCTGCTGCGAGAGTTCTTCCACCCCTTGGTCCGTCTGCGCAACAGGGTGCCGGGCTATGCGGTCGCACTCGTGAAGCACGGTGTGACGATGGAGGGCATCGAAGCGGGTCCGGTGCGCGCGCCGCTGGTCCAGCCGACACCGGAGCACCAGGCCGAGCTCGAGCGGATCACCGCCGCCGGGCGCGCCGTCCTCGCGACGACGCTCGCCGCGCAGGCCACGGTCTGA